The proteins below are encoded in one region of Nilaparvata lugens isolate BPH chromosome X, ASM1435652v1, whole genome shotgun sequence:
- the LOC111056372 gene encoding trifunctional nucleotide phosphoesterase protein YfkN isoform X1, with the protein MASFAAQAALRSKWTDLVESSNFEVPGEVSSGVRSVVGWLKQASLEVRQAGRRTLDRATGTNSGGGTMSQSDSVLTILHFNDVYNVQPQREEPEGGAARFVAAIKAHAHLDPLVLFSGDVFSPSMLSTFTKGEQMSCVLNNCNVACAVFGNHEFDFGLEVLSARTAETNFPWLMSNVIDNETGRPLGDGKITHVVDWVGKRLGLIGLVEREWLDTLATINPDEVTFLDFVDVGNKLGDKLKQEGCDYVIALTHMRMPNDIRLAENSTHIDLILGGHDHNYDVRKVNDRYIIKSGTDFRQMSRVTVSFCGSTADVRCEKIDITAAAYNEDELTQTQLERFSGVMEGKMSELLGEFAVSLDGRFEAVRRGETNLGNWVCDIILAATGADLVILNSGTLRADKILPPGPFTLGDLVNIVPMRDPLVVLQVSGADILLALENGVSAYPRLEGRFPQVAGVSFGFDPTAPPGQRVDASLVRVGDEYLDPNQKYLLATKAYLHSGCDGYTGFKQATVVLDEEEAPELGLAIQNHFEAIKVRMGKSRRMSRHRQSLVTLSRRHSLVKMLDHTELDGPPPLRRSLTSSDRDSGSPSHPLTHTHSHAQPRLTRRASLDDLENDTCALSPRVEGRIVLLTDQVRKEMLLERQRREADSVIPEVEESDSGSPTTPYRPGELHSSS; encoded by the exons GCATCGTTGGAAGTAAGACAGGCGGGACGTCGGACATTGGATCGTGCGACAGGAACCAACAGTGGCGGGGGCACAATGTCGCAGTCCGACTCAGTGTTGACGATTCTCCACTTCAACGATGTCTACAACGTGCAGCCGCAGCGCGAAGAGCCCGAGGGAGGGGCTGCTCGCTTTGTGGCGGCCATTAAGGCGCATGCGCATCTCGATCCTCTCGTCCTGTTCAGCGGAGATGTGTTCTCACCGAGCATGC TGAGCACATTCACGAAAGGCGAACAGATGAGCTGTGTGCTGAACAACTGCAACGTGGCTTGTGCCGTGTTCGGAAACCATGAGTTCGATTTCGGCCTGGAGGTGCTGAGTGCTCGCACCGCGGAAACCAACTTTCCCTGGTTGATGTCGAATGTGATCGACAACGAAACTGGCCGACCCCTGGGGGATGGCAAGATCACCCATGTTGTGGACTGGGTGGGCAAGCGACTTGGTCTGATTGGCCTCGTGGAGAGAGAGTGGCTCGACACGTTGGCTACCATCAATCCCGATGAAGTCACCTTCTTGGATTTTGTCGATGTTGGCAACAAGTTGGGTGATAAACTGAAGCAAGAG GGCTGTGATTACGTGATAGCCTTAACTCATATGCGGATGCCCAATGACATCCGTCTAGCCGAAAATTCCACTCATATTGATCTCATTCTAGGAGGTCATGACCATAACTACGATGTTCGTAAG GTGAACGATAGATACATTATAAAAAGCGGAACGGACTTCAGACAAATGTCTCGCGTGACCGTCTCGTTCTGTGGATCAACAGCTGATGTGCGTTGTGAGAAGATTGATATAACGGCTGCAGCCTACAATGAAGATGAGCTTACCCAAACGCAATTAGAACGTTTTTCAG GTGTGATGGAAGGTAAAATGAGTGAACTGCTTGGAGAGTTCGCGGTTTCTCTGGATGGGCGGTTCGAGGCGGTTCGTCGAGGAGAGACGAACCTCGGCAACTGGGTGTGCGACATCATCCTAGCAGCCACTGGTGCCGACTTGGTCATCCTCAACTCCGGAACTCTGCGAGCTGACAAAATCCTCCCCCCTGGGCCGTTCACTCTTGGCGATCTCGTCAATATTGTTCCAATGCGAGATCCTCTTGTTGTTTTGCAAGTTTCAG GTGCAGACATTCTGCTAGCTCTTGAGAACGGCGTGTCTGCGTATCCTCGCCTGGAGGGTCGGTTCCCGCAGGTGGCCGGAGTGAGCTTTGGCTTTGACCCGACGGCCCCACCCGGGCAGAGGGTGGATGCCTCGCTGGTCAGGGTGGGTGACGAGTATCTCGATCCCAACCAGAAGTACCTGCTTGCCACCAAGGCCTATCTGCATTCCGGCTGTGATGGATACACTGGCTTCAAACAGGCTACTGTTGTG TTGGACGAAGAAGAGGCTCCTGAACTCGGATTGGCGATCCAGAATCACTTTGAGGCAATCAAGGTGCGGATGGGCAAAAGTCGCCGAATGTCACGCCACAGGCAAAGCCTTGTCACGTTGTCACGCAG GCACAGTCTGGTGAAGATGCTGGACCATACAGAACTGGATGGACCACCACCTCTGCGACGGTCTCTCACTTCTTCAGACAGAGACAGTGGATCACCCAGTCaccctctcactcacactcactctcatGCTCAACCCCGTCTCACAAGACGTGCTTCCCTCGATGATCTGGAGAATGACACCTGCGCACTGTCTCCACGGGTTGAGGGGCGCATTGTTCTGCTTACCGATCAG GTTCGTAAGGAAATGCTGTTAGAGAGACAACGGCGAGAGGCGGACTCTGTCATTCCTGAGGTCGAGGAATCTGACTCAGGTTCCCCCACCACTCCATACCGACCTGGTGAGCTTCATAGCAGTA GCTGA
- the LOC111056372 gene encoding trifunctional nucleotide phosphoesterase protein YfkN isoform X2 — translation MASFAAQAALRSKWTDLVESSNFEVPGEVSSGVRSVVGWLKQASLEVRQAGRRTLDRATGTNSGGGTMSQSDSVLTILHFNDVYNVQPQREEPEGGAARFVAAIKAHAHLDPLVLFSGDVFSPSMLSTFTKGEQMSCVLNNCNVACAVFGNHEFDFGLEVLSARTAETNFPWLMSNVIDNETGRPLGDGKITHVVDWVGKRLGLIGLVEREWLDTLATINPDEVTFLDFVDVGNKLGDKLKQEGCDYVIALTHMRMPNDIRLAENSTHIDLILGGHDHNYDVRKVNDRYIIKSGTDFRQMSRVTVSFCGSTADVRCEKIDITAAAYNEDELTQTQLERFSGVMEGKMSELLGEFAVSLDGRFEAVRRGETNLGNWVCDIILAATGADLVILNSGTLRADKILPPGPFTLGDLVNIVPMRDPLVVLQVSGADILLALENGVSAYPRLEGRFPQVAGVSFGFDPTAPPGQRVDASLVRVGDEYLDPNQKYLLATKAYLHSGCDGYTGFKQATVVLDEEEAPELGLAIQNHFEAIKVRMGKSRRMSRHRQSLVTLSRRHSLVKMLDHTELDGPPPLRRSLTSSDRDSGSPSHPLTHTHSHAQPRLTRRASLDDLENDTCALSPRVEGRIVLLTDQVRKEMLLERQRREADSVIPEVEESDSGSPTTPYRPG, via the exons GCATCGTTGGAAGTAAGACAGGCGGGACGTCGGACATTGGATCGTGCGACAGGAACCAACAGTGGCGGGGGCACAATGTCGCAGTCCGACTCAGTGTTGACGATTCTCCACTTCAACGATGTCTACAACGTGCAGCCGCAGCGCGAAGAGCCCGAGGGAGGGGCTGCTCGCTTTGTGGCGGCCATTAAGGCGCATGCGCATCTCGATCCTCTCGTCCTGTTCAGCGGAGATGTGTTCTCACCGAGCATGC TGAGCACATTCACGAAAGGCGAACAGATGAGCTGTGTGCTGAACAACTGCAACGTGGCTTGTGCCGTGTTCGGAAACCATGAGTTCGATTTCGGCCTGGAGGTGCTGAGTGCTCGCACCGCGGAAACCAACTTTCCCTGGTTGATGTCGAATGTGATCGACAACGAAACTGGCCGACCCCTGGGGGATGGCAAGATCACCCATGTTGTGGACTGGGTGGGCAAGCGACTTGGTCTGATTGGCCTCGTGGAGAGAGAGTGGCTCGACACGTTGGCTACCATCAATCCCGATGAAGTCACCTTCTTGGATTTTGTCGATGTTGGCAACAAGTTGGGTGATAAACTGAAGCAAGAG GGCTGTGATTACGTGATAGCCTTAACTCATATGCGGATGCCCAATGACATCCGTCTAGCCGAAAATTCCACTCATATTGATCTCATTCTAGGAGGTCATGACCATAACTACGATGTTCGTAAG GTGAACGATAGATACATTATAAAAAGCGGAACGGACTTCAGACAAATGTCTCGCGTGACCGTCTCGTTCTGTGGATCAACAGCTGATGTGCGTTGTGAGAAGATTGATATAACGGCTGCAGCCTACAATGAAGATGAGCTTACCCAAACGCAATTAGAACGTTTTTCAG GTGTGATGGAAGGTAAAATGAGTGAACTGCTTGGAGAGTTCGCGGTTTCTCTGGATGGGCGGTTCGAGGCGGTTCGTCGAGGAGAGACGAACCTCGGCAACTGGGTGTGCGACATCATCCTAGCAGCCACTGGTGCCGACTTGGTCATCCTCAACTCCGGAACTCTGCGAGCTGACAAAATCCTCCCCCCTGGGCCGTTCACTCTTGGCGATCTCGTCAATATTGTTCCAATGCGAGATCCTCTTGTTGTTTTGCAAGTTTCAG GTGCAGACATTCTGCTAGCTCTTGAGAACGGCGTGTCTGCGTATCCTCGCCTGGAGGGTCGGTTCCCGCAGGTGGCCGGAGTGAGCTTTGGCTTTGACCCGACGGCCCCACCCGGGCAGAGGGTGGATGCCTCGCTGGTCAGGGTGGGTGACGAGTATCTCGATCCCAACCAGAAGTACCTGCTTGCCACCAAGGCCTATCTGCATTCCGGCTGTGATGGATACACTGGCTTCAAACAGGCTACTGTTGTG TTGGACGAAGAAGAGGCTCCTGAACTCGGATTGGCGATCCAGAATCACTTTGAGGCAATCAAGGTGCGGATGGGCAAAAGTCGCCGAATGTCACGCCACAGGCAAAGCCTTGTCACGTTGTCACGCAG GCACAGTCTGGTGAAGATGCTGGACCATACAGAACTGGATGGACCACCACCTCTGCGACGGTCTCTCACTTCTTCAGACAGAGACAGTGGATCACCCAGTCaccctctcactcacactcactctcatGCTCAACCCCGTCTCACAAGACGTGCTTCCCTCGATGATCTGGAGAATGACACCTGCGCACTGTCTCCACGGGTTGAGGGGCGCATTGTTCTGCTTACCGATCAG GTTCGTAAGGAAATGCTGTTAGAGAGACAACGGCGAGAGGCGGACTCTGTCATTCCTGAGGTCGAGGAATCTGACTCAGGTTCCCCCACCACTCCATACCGACCTG GCTGA
- the LOC111056372 gene encoding trifunctional nucleotide phosphoesterase protein YfkN isoform X3, with product MFRSTLRLYGCSQFALNTLNNKGNACQSSRIFCIFPASLEVRQAGRRTLDRATGTNSGGGTMSQSDSVLTILHFNDVYNVQPQREEPEGGAARFVAAIKAHAHLDPLVLFSGDVFSPSMLSTFTKGEQMSCVLNNCNVACAVFGNHEFDFGLEVLSARTAETNFPWLMSNVIDNETGRPLGDGKITHVVDWVGKRLGLIGLVEREWLDTLATINPDEVTFLDFVDVGNKLGDKLKQEGCDYVIALTHMRMPNDIRLAENSTHIDLILGGHDHNYDVRKVNDRYIIKSGTDFRQMSRVTVSFCGSTADVRCEKIDITAAAYNEDELTQTQLERFSGVMEGKMSELLGEFAVSLDGRFEAVRRGETNLGNWVCDIILAATGADLVILNSGTLRADKILPPGPFTLGDLVNIVPMRDPLVVLQVSGADILLALENGVSAYPRLEGRFPQVAGVSFGFDPTAPPGQRVDASLVRVGDEYLDPNQKYLLATKAYLHSGCDGYTGFKQATVVLDEEEAPELGLAIQNHFEAIKVRMGKSRRMSRHRQSLVTLSRRHSLVKMLDHTELDGPPPLRRSLTSSDRDSGSPSHPLTHTHSHAQPRLTRRASLDDLENDTCALSPRVEGRIVLLTDQVRKEMLLERQRREADSVIPEVEESDSGSPTTPYRPGELHSSS from the exons GCATCGTTGGAAGTAAGACAGGCGGGACGTCGGACATTGGATCGTGCGACAGGAACCAACAGTGGCGGGGGCACAATGTCGCAGTCCGACTCAGTGTTGACGATTCTCCACTTCAACGATGTCTACAACGTGCAGCCGCAGCGCGAAGAGCCCGAGGGAGGGGCTGCTCGCTTTGTGGCGGCCATTAAGGCGCATGCGCATCTCGATCCTCTCGTCCTGTTCAGCGGAGATGTGTTCTCACCGAGCATGC TGAGCACATTCACGAAAGGCGAACAGATGAGCTGTGTGCTGAACAACTGCAACGTGGCTTGTGCCGTGTTCGGAAACCATGAGTTCGATTTCGGCCTGGAGGTGCTGAGTGCTCGCACCGCGGAAACCAACTTTCCCTGGTTGATGTCGAATGTGATCGACAACGAAACTGGCCGACCCCTGGGGGATGGCAAGATCACCCATGTTGTGGACTGGGTGGGCAAGCGACTTGGTCTGATTGGCCTCGTGGAGAGAGAGTGGCTCGACACGTTGGCTACCATCAATCCCGATGAAGTCACCTTCTTGGATTTTGTCGATGTTGGCAACAAGTTGGGTGATAAACTGAAGCAAGAG GGCTGTGATTACGTGATAGCCTTAACTCATATGCGGATGCCCAATGACATCCGTCTAGCCGAAAATTCCACTCATATTGATCTCATTCTAGGAGGTCATGACCATAACTACGATGTTCGTAAG GTGAACGATAGATACATTATAAAAAGCGGAACGGACTTCAGACAAATGTCTCGCGTGACCGTCTCGTTCTGTGGATCAACAGCTGATGTGCGTTGTGAGAAGATTGATATAACGGCTGCAGCCTACAATGAAGATGAGCTTACCCAAACGCAATTAGAACGTTTTTCAG GTGTGATGGAAGGTAAAATGAGTGAACTGCTTGGAGAGTTCGCGGTTTCTCTGGATGGGCGGTTCGAGGCGGTTCGTCGAGGAGAGACGAACCTCGGCAACTGGGTGTGCGACATCATCCTAGCAGCCACTGGTGCCGACTTGGTCATCCTCAACTCCGGAACTCTGCGAGCTGACAAAATCCTCCCCCCTGGGCCGTTCACTCTTGGCGATCTCGTCAATATTGTTCCAATGCGAGATCCTCTTGTTGTTTTGCAAGTTTCAG GTGCAGACATTCTGCTAGCTCTTGAGAACGGCGTGTCTGCGTATCCTCGCCTGGAGGGTCGGTTCCCGCAGGTGGCCGGAGTGAGCTTTGGCTTTGACCCGACGGCCCCACCCGGGCAGAGGGTGGATGCCTCGCTGGTCAGGGTGGGTGACGAGTATCTCGATCCCAACCAGAAGTACCTGCTTGCCACCAAGGCCTATCTGCATTCCGGCTGTGATGGATACACTGGCTTCAAACAGGCTACTGTTGTG TTGGACGAAGAAGAGGCTCCTGAACTCGGATTGGCGATCCAGAATCACTTTGAGGCAATCAAGGTGCGGATGGGCAAAAGTCGCCGAATGTCACGCCACAGGCAAAGCCTTGTCACGTTGTCACGCAG GCACAGTCTGGTGAAGATGCTGGACCATACAGAACTGGATGGACCACCACCTCTGCGACGGTCTCTCACTTCTTCAGACAGAGACAGTGGATCACCCAGTCaccctctcactcacactcactctcatGCTCAACCCCGTCTCACAAGACGTGCTTCCCTCGATGATCTGGAGAATGACACCTGCGCACTGTCTCCACGGGTTGAGGGGCGCATTGTTCTGCTTACCGATCAG GTTCGTAAGGAAATGCTGTTAGAGAGACAACGGCGAGAGGCGGACTCTGTCATTCCTGAGGTCGAGGAATCTGACTCAGGTTCCCCCACCACTCCATACCGACCTGGTGAGCTTCATAGCAGTA GCTGA
- the LOC111056372 gene encoding NAD 5'-nucleotidase isoform X5, translating into MSQSDSVLTILHFNDVYNVQPQREEPEGGAARFVAAIKAHAHLDPLVLFSGDVFSPSMLSTFTKGEQMSCVLNNCNVACAVFGNHEFDFGLEVLSARTAETNFPWLMSNVIDNETGRPLGDGKITHVVDWVGKRLGLIGLVEREWLDTLATINPDEVTFLDFVDVGNKLGDKLKQEGCDYVIALTHMRMPNDIRLAENSTHIDLILGGHDHNYDVRKVNDRYIIKSGTDFRQMSRVTVSFCGSTADVRCEKIDITAAAYNEDELTQTQLERFSGVMEGKMSELLGEFAVSLDGRFEAVRRGETNLGNWVCDIILAATGADLVILNSGTLRADKILPPGPFTLGDLVNIVPMRDPLVVLQVSGADILLALENGVSAYPRLEGRFPQVAGVSFGFDPTAPPGQRVDASLVRVGDEYLDPNQKYLLATKAYLHSGCDGYTGFKQATVVLDEEEAPELGLAIQNHFEAIKVRMGKSRRMSRHRQSLVTLSRRHSLVKMLDHTELDGPPPLRRSLTSSDRDSGSPSHPLTHTHSHAQPRLTRRASLDDLENDTCALSPRVEGRIVLLTDQVRKEMLLERQRREADSVIPEVEESDSGSPTTPYRPGELHSSS; encoded by the exons ATGTCGCAGTCCGACTCAGTGTTGACGATTCTCCACTTCAACGATGTCTACAACGTGCAGCCGCAGCGCGAAGAGCCCGAGGGAGGGGCTGCTCGCTTTGTGGCGGCCATTAAGGCGCATGCGCATCTCGATCCTCTCGTCCTGTTCAGCGGAGATGTGTTCTCACCGAGCATGC TGAGCACATTCACGAAAGGCGAACAGATGAGCTGTGTGCTGAACAACTGCAACGTGGCTTGTGCCGTGTTCGGAAACCATGAGTTCGATTTCGGCCTGGAGGTGCTGAGTGCTCGCACCGCGGAAACCAACTTTCCCTGGTTGATGTCGAATGTGATCGACAACGAAACTGGCCGACCCCTGGGGGATGGCAAGATCACCCATGTTGTGGACTGGGTGGGCAAGCGACTTGGTCTGATTGGCCTCGTGGAGAGAGAGTGGCTCGACACGTTGGCTACCATCAATCCCGATGAAGTCACCTTCTTGGATTTTGTCGATGTTGGCAACAAGTTGGGTGATAAACTGAAGCAAGAG GGCTGTGATTACGTGATAGCCTTAACTCATATGCGGATGCCCAATGACATCCGTCTAGCCGAAAATTCCACTCATATTGATCTCATTCTAGGAGGTCATGACCATAACTACGATGTTCGTAAG GTGAACGATAGATACATTATAAAAAGCGGAACGGACTTCAGACAAATGTCTCGCGTGACCGTCTCGTTCTGTGGATCAACAGCTGATGTGCGTTGTGAGAAGATTGATATAACGGCTGCAGCCTACAATGAAGATGAGCTTACCCAAACGCAATTAGAACGTTTTTCAG GTGTGATGGAAGGTAAAATGAGTGAACTGCTTGGAGAGTTCGCGGTTTCTCTGGATGGGCGGTTCGAGGCGGTTCGTCGAGGAGAGACGAACCTCGGCAACTGGGTGTGCGACATCATCCTAGCAGCCACTGGTGCCGACTTGGTCATCCTCAACTCCGGAACTCTGCGAGCTGACAAAATCCTCCCCCCTGGGCCGTTCACTCTTGGCGATCTCGTCAATATTGTTCCAATGCGAGATCCTCTTGTTGTTTTGCAAGTTTCAG GTGCAGACATTCTGCTAGCTCTTGAGAACGGCGTGTCTGCGTATCCTCGCCTGGAGGGTCGGTTCCCGCAGGTGGCCGGAGTGAGCTTTGGCTTTGACCCGACGGCCCCACCCGGGCAGAGGGTGGATGCCTCGCTGGTCAGGGTGGGTGACGAGTATCTCGATCCCAACCAGAAGTACCTGCTTGCCACCAAGGCCTATCTGCATTCCGGCTGTGATGGATACACTGGCTTCAAACAGGCTACTGTTGTG TTGGACGAAGAAGAGGCTCCTGAACTCGGATTGGCGATCCAGAATCACTTTGAGGCAATCAAGGTGCGGATGGGCAAAAGTCGCCGAATGTCACGCCACAGGCAAAGCCTTGTCACGTTGTCACGCAG GCACAGTCTGGTGAAGATGCTGGACCATACAGAACTGGATGGACCACCACCTCTGCGACGGTCTCTCACTTCTTCAGACAGAGACAGTGGATCACCCAGTCaccctctcactcacactcactctcatGCTCAACCCCGTCTCACAAGACGTGCTTCCCTCGATGATCTGGAGAATGACACCTGCGCACTGTCTCCACGGGTTGAGGGGCGCATTGTTCTGCTTACCGATCAG GTTCGTAAGGAAATGCTGTTAGAGAGACAACGGCGAGAGGCGGACTCTGTCATTCCTGAGGTCGAGGAATCTGACTCAGGTTCCCCCACCACTCCATACCGACCTGGTGAGCTTCATAGCAGTA GCTGA
- the LOC111056372 gene encoding trifunctional nucleotide phosphoesterase protein YfkN isoform X4: protein MFRSTLRLYGCSQFALNTLNNKGNACQSSRIFCIFPASLEVRQAGRRTLDRATGTNSGGGTMSQSDSVLTILHFNDVYNVQPQREEPEGGAARFVAAIKAHAHLDPLVLFSGDVFSPSMLSTFTKGEQMSCVLNNCNVACAVFGNHEFDFGLEVLSARTAETNFPWLMSNVIDNETGRPLGDGKITHVVDWVGKRLGLIGLVEREWLDTLATINPDEVTFLDFVDVGNKLGDKLKQEGCDYVIALTHMRMPNDIRLAENSTHIDLILGGHDHNYDVRKVNDRYIIKSGTDFRQMSRVTVSFCGSTADVRCEKIDITAAAYNEDELTQTQLERFSGVMEGKMSELLGEFAVSLDGRFEAVRRGETNLGNWVCDIILAATGADLVILNSGTLRADKILPPGPFTLGDLVNIVPMRDPLVVLQVSGADILLALENGVSAYPRLEGRFPQVAGVSFGFDPTAPPGQRVDASLVRVGDEYLDPNQKYLLATKAYLHSGCDGYTGFKQATVVLDEEEAPELGLAIQNHFEAIKVRMGKSRRMSRHRQSLVTLSRRHSLVKMLDHTELDGPPPLRRSLTSSDRDSGSPSHPLTHTHSHAQPRLTRRASLDDLENDTCALSPRVEGRIVLLTDQVRKEMLLERQRREADSVIPEVEESDSGSPTTPYRPG from the exons GCATCGTTGGAAGTAAGACAGGCGGGACGTCGGACATTGGATCGTGCGACAGGAACCAACAGTGGCGGGGGCACAATGTCGCAGTCCGACTCAGTGTTGACGATTCTCCACTTCAACGATGTCTACAACGTGCAGCCGCAGCGCGAAGAGCCCGAGGGAGGGGCTGCTCGCTTTGTGGCGGCCATTAAGGCGCATGCGCATCTCGATCCTCTCGTCCTGTTCAGCGGAGATGTGTTCTCACCGAGCATGC TGAGCACATTCACGAAAGGCGAACAGATGAGCTGTGTGCTGAACAACTGCAACGTGGCTTGTGCCGTGTTCGGAAACCATGAGTTCGATTTCGGCCTGGAGGTGCTGAGTGCTCGCACCGCGGAAACCAACTTTCCCTGGTTGATGTCGAATGTGATCGACAACGAAACTGGCCGACCCCTGGGGGATGGCAAGATCACCCATGTTGTGGACTGGGTGGGCAAGCGACTTGGTCTGATTGGCCTCGTGGAGAGAGAGTGGCTCGACACGTTGGCTACCATCAATCCCGATGAAGTCACCTTCTTGGATTTTGTCGATGTTGGCAACAAGTTGGGTGATAAACTGAAGCAAGAG GGCTGTGATTACGTGATAGCCTTAACTCATATGCGGATGCCCAATGACATCCGTCTAGCCGAAAATTCCACTCATATTGATCTCATTCTAGGAGGTCATGACCATAACTACGATGTTCGTAAG GTGAACGATAGATACATTATAAAAAGCGGAACGGACTTCAGACAAATGTCTCGCGTGACCGTCTCGTTCTGTGGATCAACAGCTGATGTGCGTTGTGAGAAGATTGATATAACGGCTGCAGCCTACAATGAAGATGAGCTTACCCAAACGCAATTAGAACGTTTTTCAG GTGTGATGGAAGGTAAAATGAGTGAACTGCTTGGAGAGTTCGCGGTTTCTCTGGATGGGCGGTTCGAGGCGGTTCGTCGAGGAGAGACGAACCTCGGCAACTGGGTGTGCGACATCATCCTAGCAGCCACTGGTGCCGACTTGGTCATCCTCAACTCCGGAACTCTGCGAGCTGACAAAATCCTCCCCCCTGGGCCGTTCACTCTTGGCGATCTCGTCAATATTGTTCCAATGCGAGATCCTCTTGTTGTTTTGCAAGTTTCAG GTGCAGACATTCTGCTAGCTCTTGAGAACGGCGTGTCTGCGTATCCTCGCCTGGAGGGTCGGTTCCCGCAGGTGGCCGGAGTGAGCTTTGGCTTTGACCCGACGGCCCCACCCGGGCAGAGGGTGGATGCCTCGCTGGTCAGGGTGGGTGACGAGTATCTCGATCCCAACCAGAAGTACCTGCTTGCCACCAAGGCCTATCTGCATTCCGGCTGTGATGGATACACTGGCTTCAAACAGGCTACTGTTGTG TTGGACGAAGAAGAGGCTCCTGAACTCGGATTGGCGATCCAGAATCACTTTGAGGCAATCAAGGTGCGGATGGGCAAAAGTCGCCGAATGTCACGCCACAGGCAAAGCCTTGTCACGTTGTCACGCAG GCACAGTCTGGTGAAGATGCTGGACCATACAGAACTGGATGGACCACCACCTCTGCGACGGTCTCTCACTTCTTCAGACAGAGACAGTGGATCACCCAGTCaccctctcactcacactcactctcatGCTCAACCCCGTCTCACAAGACGTGCTTCCCTCGATGATCTGGAGAATGACACCTGCGCACTGTCTCCACGGGTTGAGGGGCGCATTGTTCTGCTTACCGATCAG GTTCGTAAGGAAATGCTGTTAGAGAGACAACGGCGAGAGGCGGACTCTGTCATTCCTGAGGTCGAGGAATCTGACTCAGGTTCCCCCACCACTCCATACCGACCTG GCTGA